Proteins found in one Raphanus sativus cultivar WK10039 unplaced genomic scaffold, ASM80110v3 Scaffold1414, whole genome shotgun sequence genomic segment:
- the LOC108819304 gene encoding nuclear speckle RNA-binding protein B-like isoform X2 translates to MKKPPPPPRLHKQEPSYQSPPRPPPLLHQDEPSLTQPPSPQPPLHQQEPSPGSTSLPSISPPELSNPQDLQSQPPTSSIPHCDGGPLKRPRFDLGIPHSVNDSRTIGYDIYQRSVQAPSLPSEELGRFNGLGGMGRPGGDGLYIGGGAFPSDSGPNGTRDIGSGQQDASSTLFVEGLPSDCSMREVAHIFRPFSGYREVRLVTTDSEQRDGDPVVLCFVDFENPASAATARNALQGYRMDEEEPDSESLQIQFSRNTGPRPGQRGGRR, encoded by the exons ATGAAGaagccaccaccaccaccacgttTACACAAACAAGAACCGTCGTATCAGTCACCTCCACGACCACCACCGCTGCTACATCAAGATGAACCGTCGCTGACGCAACCTCCATCACCACAACCGCCGTTACACCAACAAGAACCGTCTCCGGGATCCACTTCTCTGCCGTCGATATCGCCGCCGGAGTTATCCAATCCACAAG acttGCAATCACAGCCTCCGACGTCGTCCATCCCCCACTGTGACGGTGGTCCTCTGAAACGTCCTCGTTTTGACTTGG GTATCCCTCATTCAGTAAATGATTCCAGAACTATTGGTTATGACATCTACCAGCGGAGTGTG CAAGCGCCGTCTTTGCCATCTGAAGAACTTGGTAGATTCAATGGTCTTGGTGGCATGGGAAGACCAGGAGGTGACGGTCTGTACATAGGTGGTGGAGCTTTTCCTTCAGATTCTGGGCCGAATGGTACTCGAGATATTGGTTCTGGTCAACAAGAT GCATCCAGCACTCTATTCGTTGAAGGTCTTCCTTCTGATTGCTCAATGAGGGAAGTAGCTC ATATATTTCGGCCTTTTTCCGGATATAGAGAAGTGAGACTTGTGACCACAGACTCAGAGCAA AGGGATGGAGATCCTgttgttctttgttttgttgattttgAAAATCCCGCAAGTGCAGCAACTGCTCGGAACGCCCTGCAAG GGTATCGAATGGATGAAGAGGAACCTGATTCCGAGAGTTTGCAGATCCAGTTTTCCAGAAACACAGGTCCAAGACCAGGGCAACGTGGAGGAAGGAGGTGA
- the LOC108819304 gene encoding nuclear speckle RNA-binding protein B-like isoform X1: MKKPPPPPRLHKQEPSYQSPPRPPPLLHQDEPSLTQPPSPQPPLHQQEPSPGSTSLPSISPPELSNPQDLQSQPPTSSIPHCDGGPLKRPRFDLGIPHSVNDSRTIGYDIYQRSVQAPSLPSEELGRFNGLGGMGRPGGDGLYIGGGAFPSDSGPNGTRDIGSGQQDLGGRPSRELLPPPPDASSTLFVEGLPSDCSMREVAHIFRPFSGYREVRLVTTDSEQRDGDPVVLCFVDFENPASAATARNALQGYRMDEEEPDSESLQIQFSRNTGPRPGQRGGRR; this comes from the exons ATGAAGaagccaccaccaccaccacgttTACACAAACAAGAACCGTCGTATCAGTCACCTCCACGACCACCACCGCTGCTACATCAAGATGAACCGTCGCTGACGCAACCTCCATCACCACAACCGCCGTTACACCAACAAGAACCGTCTCCGGGATCCACTTCTCTGCCGTCGATATCGCCGCCGGAGTTATCCAATCCACAAG acttGCAATCACAGCCTCCGACGTCGTCCATCCCCCACTGTGACGGTGGTCCTCTGAAACGTCCTCGTTTTGACTTGG GTATCCCTCATTCAGTAAATGATTCCAGAACTATTGGTTATGACATCTACCAGCGGAGTGTG CAAGCGCCGTCTTTGCCATCTGAAGAACTTGGTAGATTCAATGGTCTTGGTGGCATGGGAAGACCAGGAGGTGACGGTCTGTACATAGGTGGTGGAGCTTTTCCTTCAGATTCTGGGCCGAATGGTACTCGAGATATTGGTTCTGGTCAACAAGATTTAGGTGGTAGGCCTAGCCGGGAGCTGCTTCCTCCACCTCCCGATGCATCCAGCACTCTATTCGTTGAAGGTCTTCCTTCTGATTGCTCAATGAGGGAAGTAGCTC ATATATTTCGGCCTTTTTCCGGATATAGAGAAGTGAGACTTGTGACCACAGACTCAGAGCAA AGGGATGGAGATCCTgttgttctttgttttgttgattttgAAAATCCCGCAAGTGCAGCAACTGCTCGGAACGCCCTGCAAG GGTATCGAATGGATGAAGAGGAACCTGATTCCGAGAGTTTGCAGATCCAGTTTTCCAGAAACACAGGTCCAAGACCAGGGCAACGTGGAGGAAGGAGGTGA
- the LOC108819303 gene encoding TOM1-like protein 3: protein MGNNGAACAERATNDMLIGPDWAINIELCDIINLDPSQAKEAVKVLKKRLASKNSKVQILALYALETLSKNCGESVYQLIVDRDILPDMVKIVKKKPDLSVREKILSLLDTWQEAFGGRFPQYYNAYNDLRSAGVEFPPRTESSVPFFTPPQTQPIIAQAAAAASDEDAAIQASLQSDDASALSVEEIQSAQGSVDILMDMLGALDPNHPEGLKEELIVDLVEQCRTYQRRVMTLVNTTSDEELLCQGLALNDNLQRVLQQHDDKAKGNSVPPPATAPTAPLVSINHDDDGDDESDDDFAQLSHRSKRESARGNFNPILPPPQPPTMRPVHVESGAMDFLSGDVYTPQGTSRTSHSSDRDSSAPVFDEPAPRIKSPEQAFFTKPVYDQQTNQLPRAPPPMSVRTNQRQHHSNVTQRSSSGSESSYDDLLGQSRNLSLNPTASAATPPKKDDKPEDILFKDLVDFARTRKASSSSSKPKIRTVNRFETELPAVTLVITNYSSFVFFFSLIEHG, encoded by the exons ATGGGAAATAACGGGGCTGCTTGCGCTGAGAGAGCTACAAATGATATGCTGATTGGTCCTGATTGGGCTATCAACATTGAATTGTGTGACATTATCAACTTGGATCCTAG TCAAGCAAAAGAAGCAGTGAAGGTGCTCAAGAAACGGTTAGCAAGTAAAAACTCCAAAGTGCAGATTCTAGCTCTTTAT GCATTGGAAACTCTGAGTAAGAACTGTGGTGAGAGCGTGTACCAGCTTATCGTGGACCGTGATATCTTGCCTGATATGGTCAAAATAGTCAAGAAAAAG CCAGACCTGAGTGTAAGAGAAAAGATACTTAGTTTATTAGATACGTGGCAAGAGGCTTTTGGTGGAAGATTCCCTCAGTATTACAATGCTTATAATGATCTCAGG TCTGCTGGAGTTGAGTTCCCACCTAGAACAGAGAGCAGTGTACCCTTCTTTACTCCACCTCAGACACAGCCCATTATTGCTCAGGCCGCTGCTGCTGCGTCAGATGAAGATGCTGCTATTCAGGCCTCTTTGCAAAGTGATGATGCTTCTGCTCTCAG tgTGGAAGAGATTCAAAGCGCTCAGGGATCAGTTGATATTTTGATGGACATGCTTGGTGCTCTTGATCCAAACCATCCCGag GGTTTAAAGGAAGAACTTATAGTTGACTTGGTAGAGCAATGCCGTACTTATCAAAGACGTGTAATGACTCTGGTCAACACTACATC AGATGAGGAGCTTCTGTGTCAAGGATTGGCGTTAAACGACAACTTGCAGCGTGTTCTTCAGCAACACGATGATAAGGCGAAAGGAAACTCTGTTCCTCCTCCTGCAACAGCTCCTACTGCACCGCTTGTTAGCATCAACCATGacgatgatggtgatgatgagtCAGATGATGATTTTGCTCAGCTATCTCACAG GTCGAAAAGAGAGAGTGCACGAGGGAACTTCAACCCtattcttcctcctcctcaacCACCAACAATGAGGCCAGTACATGTTGAATCTGGTGCCATGGACTTCCTCAGTGGTGATGTCTACACACCTCAAGGAACCTCAAGAACTTCCCATTCATCAGATCGAGACTCTTCTGCTCCTGTTTTCGATGAGCCAGCTCCCCGGATCAAATCCCCTGAGCAAGCTTTCTTCACCAAACCAGTCTATGATCAACAGACGAATCAGTTGCCTCGTGCTCCCCCACCAATGTCTGTTAGAACCAACCAGAGGCAACATCATAGTAATGTTACTCAACGCTCAAGTAGTGGCTCTGAGTCCTCTTACGATGATCTCTTGGGACAATCAAGGAATCTTTCTCTCAATCCAACCGCCTCAGCTGCTACACCACCGAAGAAAGATGACAAACCAGAGGATATCCTTTTCAAGGACTTGGTTGACTTTGCAAGAACCAGGAAGGCatcgtcctcttcctccaaACCCAAAATTAGAACAGTAAACCGTTTTGAGACAGAGCTGCCAGCTGTTACTTTAGTAATAACTAACTACTCttcatttgtgttttttttttctttgattgaACATGGATGA